The Lycium ferocissimum isolate CSIRO_LF1 chromosome 10, AGI_CSIRO_Lferr_CH_V1, whole genome shotgun sequence genome window below encodes:
- the LOC132034130 gene encoding uncharacterized protein LOC132034130 isoform X1: MVAAAEMSGGNGGGGRCLRRRKIMEKECPISVSRVSENNEITERPLKFDEITELPQQIDFYTQARKALCLRCPFDSSEDAANATTTTTSTQHTAHLTLPNNLAQLLNKHSDSRKRHKKSNVGTETKKKSSSRQKGGRNTGFWDHVEEYFRQLNVDDIDRLYKLGSFEFSGNDNRNLLYVPTLDNVGSVVNGSGVNDSGATVKEEKDNEQFMDVDSEGGKEKETELPKEENDGNVKPCSSSQSLPFSGLEWLLGSRNKIYIASERPSKKRKLLGGDAGLEKLLVARPVEGSVSFCHYCSLGDHGDVLNRLIVCSSCNVAVHQRCYGVQDDIEGSWLCSWCKQKNEMVSNDKPCVLCPKSGGALKPCRERGQESSGLEFAHLFCSQWMPEVFVENTRIMEPIMNVDGIKDTRKKLICYLCKVKHGACVRCSNGACRTSFHPICAREARHKMEIWGKLGCDDVELRAFCVKHSDLQINSSSQQGRGTAVDISCVTGNSQLAASVTAKPHKLKLGLRNGDKTVLHTDNSISGLDKLNGDALHQDGLLEKGLSVKRQTECGVSQQPVDWGFCENKDGDVADPVYFTLILKKLIEQKKVDVKDVAVEIGVPSDLLASMLNDDKMVPDIQFKVAKWLKNHAYIGSLQKTLKVKIKSTIVPKVEAGVVDDLDSIRVTEPEITDFVPVKSVPPRRRTKNNIRVVKDGESLYSPKETLNIDGVAAEEAKTSVNGREDSSCPRELPSAGVRKVMVETIPSKATLAGDPNSDEEPSKVSIHCPGNGQVEQGALSDQNLATFADMSSTISSVSFDHLPDVLKREAFHNSYIHPFIQNRLRQMESGVPLDDLRQGEVSQIEASSSSGICCSQHSQQSASGNLLKLNGACPEQLVKASAMGLLELSPADEVEGELVYYQHRLLCNAAGRKRFSDDLIVKVVNSLQQETDAARQREWDTVLVSQYLYELREAKKQGRKEKRHQEAQTVLAAATAAAAASSRISSLRKDNVEESTHQEVMNATNERLRLSSQQHPRVKETLSRPTGVRILPETNSDLVQLGSDISKDHARTCDVCRRSETILNPILVCTSCKVAVHLDCYRSVRNSTGPWYCELCEELLSSGGSGAQASYLWEKEKPCFVAECGLCGGTAGAFRKSNDGQWVHAFCAEWTFESTFRRGQVHPIEGLATVPKGNDVCLVCQRRKGVCAKCSYGHCQSTFHPSCARSAGLFLSMRTNGGKLQHKAYCDKHSLEQRLKSETQRHGVEELKSLKQVRVEFERLRLLCERIVKREKLKREVILCSHDILASSRDNAVLSALTRHPYFQPDVSSDSATTTSIKGYTDGCKSGSETIQRSDDITVDSAIAGKRHIKFPVNMDCDRKTDDSSTSPNPVTQNPAQRVSFSGKQIPYRASSNSTDHGDKRLRYRKHMETFEKELLMTSNQASVKNQRLPKGYVYVPIRCLPKEEEAAPDECSGEPLDPDG, encoded by the exons ATGGTGGCGGCGGCGGAGATGAGCGGTGGTAACGGCGGCGGTGGGAGATGTCTGCGGCGAAGGAAGATAATGGAAAAGGAATGCCCAATATCTGTTTCTAGGGTTtcggaaaataatgaaattacaGAAAGGCCCTTGAAGTTTGATGAAATTACGGAATTGCCCCAACAAATAGATTTTTACACACAGGCAAGAAAAGCTTTGTGTTTACGTTGTCCTTTTGATTCTTCTGAGGATGCTGCTAAtgctactactactactacttctACTCAGCATACTGCGCACCTTACTTTACCTAATAATTTAGCTCAGTTGTTAAATAAACATTCTGATAGTAGAAAAAGGCATAAGAAGTCGAATGTAGGTACCGAAACGAAGAAGAAGTCGTCGTCGAGACAAAAGGGAGGTCGTAATACTGGATTTTGGGATCATGTTGAGGAATACTTTCGTCAATTAAATGTGGATGATATTGATAGATTGTATAAACTTGGGTCTTTCGAGTTTTCGGGTAATGATAATCGGAATTTATTGTATGTTCCTACACTTGACAATGTGGGTAGTGTGGTTAATGGTAGTGGGGTAAATGATAGTGGGGCGACGGTTAAAGAAGAGAAGGATAATGAGCAATTTATGGATGTGGATAGTGAAGgaggaaaggaaaaggaaacCGAATTGCCTAAAGAAGAAAATGATGGAAACGTGAAGCCCTGTTCGTCGTCTCAGTCTTTGCCTTTTAGTGGGTTAGAATGGCTATTAGGTTCTAGGAATAAGATATATATTGCCTCTGAACGACCCTCGAAGAAAAGGAAGCTTTTGGGTGGAGATGCAGGGTTGGAGAAGCTTCTAGTTGCTCGTCCTGTAGAAGGGTCCGTTTCGTTTTGTCACTATTGTAGTTTAGGCGACCATGGTGATGTGTTGAACAGACTGATCGTTTGTAGTTCTTGTAATGTCGCTGTTCATCAGAGATGCTATGGTGTGCAGGATGATATTGAGGGTTCTTGGTTGTGTTCTTGGTGCAAGCAAAAGAACGAGATGGTAAGTAATGACAAGCCATGTGTGCTTTGCCCAAAAAGCGGCGGTGCTTTGAAACCATGTAGGGAAAGAGGTCAAGAATCTTCTGGACTGGAGTTTGCTCACTTGTTTTGTTCTCAGTGGATGCCTGAGGTATTTGTTGAGAATACTAGGATCATGGAGCCAATAATGAATGTCGATGGTATAAAGGATACACGGAAGAAGTTAATTTGTTATCTGTGCAAGGTGAAACATGGGGCGTGTGTTCGGTGCAGTAATG GGGCTTGTAGGACTTCTTTCCATCCTATATGTGCCAGGGAAGCAAGGCACAAAATGGAGATATGGGGGAAACTTGGATGTGATGAT GTTGAATTACGCGCATTCTGCGTGAAGCATTCAGATCTCCAGATCAATAGTAGCAGTCAACAAGGTAGAGGAACTGCAGTAGACATTTCTTGTGTCACAGGTAACAGTCAGTTGGCAGCGTCAGTTACAGCCAAACCACACAAGCTAAAGCTTGGCTTAAGAAATGGAGACAAAACAGTGTTGCACACCGACAATTCTATCTCGGGTTTAGATAAGTTGAATGGTGATGCATTACATCAGGATGGACTGCTAGAGAAGGGCTTGAGTGTTAAACGTCAAACAGAATGCGGTGTTTCACAGCAGCCTGTTGATTGGGGGTTTTGTGAAAATAAAGATGGCGATGTGGCTGATCCTGTATATTTCACCTTGATATTAAAAAAG TTAATAGAGCAGAAAAAAGTTGATGTGAAAGATGTTGCTGTGGAGATTGGCGTACCTTCAGACTTGTTGGCCTCAATGCTCAAC GATGATAAAATGGTTCCTGACATACAGTTCAAGGTAGCTAAGTGGTTGAAGAATCATGCTTATATTGGAAGTTTACAGAAAACTctaaaagttaaaattaaatCCACGATAGTGCCAAAAGTTGAGGCTGGTGTGGTGGATGATTTGGATTCCATTAGAGTTACAGAACCCGAGATTACAGACTTCGTACCCGTCAAGTCTGTACCACCTCGAAGAAGAACCAAAAACAATATCAGGGTTGTGAAAGATGGTGAATCACTTTATTCACCTAAGGAGACACTCAACATTGACGGAGTAGCTGCAGAAGAAGCTAAAACTAGTGTGAATGGAAGGGAAGATTCAAGTTGTCCAAGAGAGCTTCCTTCTGCTGGTGTGCGGAAG GTTATGGTTGAGACTATTCCCTCAAAAGCAACTCTAGCGGGTGATCCCAACAGTGATGAAG AGCCATCAAAGGTTTCAATCCATTGCCCTGGCAATGGTCAAGTGGAGCAGGGTGCTTTATCTGATCAGAATCTTGCGACTTTTGCTGATATGAGCAGCACGATTTCGTCGGTTTCTTTCGATCACTTACCAGATGTCCT TAAACGGGAAGCATTCCATAACTCTTACATTCACCCTTTTATTCAGAATAGATTAAGGCAAATGGAGAGCGGGGTTCCTTTGGACG ATTTGAGACAGGGTGAGGTTTCTCAGATTGAAGCATCTTCCAGTTCAGGAATCTGCTGCAGCCAACATTCGCAACAATCAGCTTCTGGCAACCTCCTCAAATTGAATGGTGCATGCCCTGAACAGTTGGTGAAAGCGAGTGCTATGGGCCTGCTGGAGCTTTCACCAGCAGATGAGGTGGAAGGAGAGCTAGTTTATTACCAACACAGACTGCTTTGTAATGCTGCTGGAAGAAAACGTTTTAGTG atgaTTTAATTGTTAAGGTTGTGAATAGTCTCCAACAGGAGACTGATGCTGCTAGACAACGAGAATGGGATACAGTGTTAGTTAGCCAATATCTTTATGAGCTTAGGGAAGCCAAAAAGCaaggaaggaaagaaaaacGACATCAGGAGGCTCAGACTGTACTGGCTGCTGCAACTGCGGCAGCTGCCGCATCGTCTAGGATTTCATCATTGAGGAAAGACAATGTAGAAGAATCCACGCACCAGGAGGTT ATGAATGCTACCAATGAAAGGCTTAGGCTTTCTTCCCAACAGCATCCTCGGGTCAAGGAGACGCTTTCAAGGCCAACCGGTGTGCGGATATTACCAGAAACTAACTCTGATCTTGTCCAGCTAGGTTCAGATATTTCAAAAGACCATGCCAGAACTTGTGATGTCTGTAGACGGTCCGAGACCATTTTGAATCCTATTCTAGTTTGTACGAGCTGCAAG GTTGCTGTTCACTTGGATTGCTATcgaagtgtaagaaactcaacAGGCCCTTGGTATTGTGAACTATGCGAGGAGTTATTGTCATCTGGGGGCTCTGGAGCTCAAGCTTCTTATCTTTGGGAGAAGGAGAAACCATGTTTTGTTGCTGAATGTGGGTTATGTGGCGGTACTGCTGGTGCTTTTAGAAAGTCAAATGATGGTCAATGGGTTCACGCCTTCTGTGCTGAA TGGACCTTTGAATCAACATTCAGAAGAGGACAAGTACATCCAATTGAGGGACTG GCAACTGTCCCCAAGGGCAATGATGTCTGCCTCGTTTGCCAGCGGAGAAAAGGTGTATGCGCTAAG TGTAGTTATGGTCACTGTCAGAGTACATTCCATCCCTCGTGTGCCAGAAGTGCTGGCTTGTTTTTAAGCATGAGAACTAATGGTGGCAAGTTGCAGCACAAAGCTTATTGTGATAAACATAGTTTGGAACAGAGACTTAAG TCTGAGACTCAGAGACATGGGGTAGAAGAATTGAAGAGTCTGAAGCAAGTCAGG GTTGAATTTGAGCGATTACGGCTATTATGCGAAAGGATCGTTAAGCGGGAGAAGCTGAAG CGTGAAGTAATCCTTTGCTCACATGATATTCTGGCTTCAAGTAGAGACAACGCTGTTTTATCTGCTCTAACTCGACACCCTTACTTCCAACCTGATGTTAGTTCAGATTCAGCTACTACGACATCTATTAAAGGCTACACGGATGGCTGTAAATCAGGCAGTGAAACAATACAAAGATCAGATGACATAACGGTAGACAGTGCTATAGCAGGAAAACGGCATATTAAGTTTCCTGTGAATATGGATTGTGATCGGAAGACTGATGATAGTTCTACATCACCCAACCCTGTTACACAGAACCCGGCACAACGGGTGTCTTTTTCTGGGAAGCAAATCCCATATAGAGCTTCTTCCAATTCTACAGATCATGGTGACAAGCGATTGAGATACAGAAAG CATATGGAAACTTTTGAGAAAGAGCTGTTAATGACTTCAAATCAAGCCTCAGTGAAGAACCAGCGATTACCTAAAGGGTACGTCTATGTCCCAATCCGGTGCCTTCCTAAGGAGGAGGAAGCTGCTCCAGATGAGTGTTCTGGAGAACCACTGGATCCTGATGGATAG
- the LOC132034130 gene encoding uncharacterized protein LOC132034130 isoform X4 gives MVAAAEMSGGNGGGGRCLRRRKIMEKECPISVSRVSENNEITERPLKFDEITELPQQIDFYTQARKALCLRCPFDSSEDAANATTTTTSTQHTAHLTLPNNLAQLLNKHSDSRKRHKKSNVGTETKKKSSSRQKGGRNTGFWDHVEEYFRQLNVDDIDRLYKLGSFEFSGNDNRNLLYVPTLDNVGSVVNGSGVNDSGATVKEEKDNEQFMDVDSEGGKEKETELPKEENDGNVKPCSSSQSLPFSGLEWLLGSRNKIYIASERPSKKRKLLGGDAGLEKLLVARPVEGSVSFCHYCSLGDHGDVLNRLIVCSSCNVAVHQRCYGVQDDIEGSWLCSWCKQKNEMVSNDKPCVLCPKSGGALKPCRERGQESSGLEFAHLFCSQWMPEVFVENTRIMEPIMNVDGIKDTRKKLICYLCKVKHGACVRCSNGACRTSFHPICAREARHKMEIWGKLGCDDVELRAFCVKHSDLQINSSSQQGRGTAVDISCVTGNSQLAASVTAKPHKLKLGLRNGDKTVLHTDNSISGLDKLNGDALHQDGLLEKGLSVKRQTECGVSQQPVDWGFCENKDGDVADPVYFTLILKKLIEQKKVDVKDVAVEIGVPSDLLASMLNDDKMVPDIQFKVAKWLKNHAYIGSLQKTLKVKIKSTIVPKVEAGVVDDLDSIRVTEPEITDFVPVKSVPPRRRTKNNIRVVKDGESLYSPKETLNIDGVAAEEAKTSVNGREDSSCPRELPSAGVRKVMVETIPSKATLAGDPNSDEEPSKVSIHCPGNGQVEQGALSDQNLATFADMSSTISSVSFDHLPDVLKREAFHNSYIHPFIQNRLRQMESGVPLDDLRQGEVSQIEASSSSGICCSQHSQQSASGNLLKLNGACPEQLVKASAMGLLELSPADEVEGELVYYQHRLLCNAAGRKRFSDDLIVKVVNSLQQETDAARQREWDTVLVSQYLYELREAKKQGRKEKRHQEAQTVLAAATAAAAASSRISSLRKDNVEESTHQEVMNATNERLRLSSQQHPRVKETLSRPTGVRILPETNSDLVQLGSDISKDHARTCDVCRRSETILNPILVCTSCKVAVHLDCYRSVRNSTGPWYCELCEELLSSGGSGAQASYLWEKEKPCFVAECGLCGGTAGAFRKSNDGQWVHAFCAEWTFESTFRRGQVHPIEGLATVPKGNDVCLVCQRRKGVCAKCSYGHCQSTFHPSCARSAGLFLSMRTNGGKLQHKAYCDKHSLEQRLKSETQRHGVEELKSLKQVRVEFERLRLLCERIVKREKLKREVILCSHDILASSRDNAVLSALTRHPYFQPDVSSDSATTTSIKGYTDGCKSGSETIQRSDDITVDSAIAGKRHIKFPVNMDCDRKTDDSSTSPNPVTQNPAQRVSFSGKQIPYRASSNSTDHGDKRLRYRKFVA, from the exons ATGGTGGCGGCGGCGGAGATGAGCGGTGGTAACGGCGGCGGTGGGAGATGTCTGCGGCGAAGGAAGATAATGGAAAAGGAATGCCCAATATCTGTTTCTAGGGTTtcggaaaataatgaaattacaGAAAGGCCCTTGAAGTTTGATGAAATTACGGAATTGCCCCAACAAATAGATTTTTACACACAGGCAAGAAAAGCTTTGTGTTTACGTTGTCCTTTTGATTCTTCTGAGGATGCTGCTAAtgctactactactactacttctACTCAGCATACTGCGCACCTTACTTTACCTAATAATTTAGCTCAGTTGTTAAATAAACATTCTGATAGTAGAAAAAGGCATAAGAAGTCGAATGTAGGTACCGAAACGAAGAAGAAGTCGTCGTCGAGACAAAAGGGAGGTCGTAATACTGGATTTTGGGATCATGTTGAGGAATACTTTCGTCAATTAAATGTGGATGATATTGATAGATTGTATAAACTTGGGTCTTTCGAGTTTTCGGGTAATGATAATCGGAATTTATTGTATGTTCCTACACTTGACAATGTGGGTAGTGTGGTTAATGGTAGTGGGGTAAATGATAGTGGGGCGACGGTTAAAGAAGAGAAGGATAATGAGCAATTTATGGATGTGGATAGTGAAGgaggaaaggaaaaggaaacCGAATTGCCTAAAGAAGAAAATGATGGAAACGTGAAGCCCTGTTCGTCGTCTCAGTCTTTGCCTTTTAGTGGGTTAGAATGGCTATTAGGTTCTAGGAATAAGATATATATTGCCTCTGAACGACCCTCGAAGAAAAGGAAGCTTTTGGGTGGAGATGCAGGGTTGGAGAAGCTTCTAGTTGCTCGTCCTGTAGAAGGGTCCGTTTCGTTTTGTCACTATTGTAGTTTAGGCGACCATGGTGATGTGTTGAACAGACTGATCGTTTGTAGTTCTTGTAATGTCGCTGTTCATCAGAGATGCTATGGTGTGCAGGATGATATTGAGGGTTCTTGGTTGTGTTCTTGGTGCAAGCAAAAGAACGAGATGGTAAGTAATGACAAGCCATGTGTGCTTTGCCCAAAAAGCGGCGGTGCTTTGAAACCATGTAGGGAAAGAGGTCAAGAATCTTCTGGACTGGAGTTTGCTCACTTGTTTTGTTCTCAGTGGATGCCTGAGGTATTTGTTGAGAATACTAGGATCATGGAGCCAATAATGAATGTCGATGGTATAAAGGATACACGGAAGAAGTTAATTTGTTATCTGTGCAAGGTGAAACATGGGGCGTGTGTTCGGTGCAGTAATG GGGCTTGTAGGACTTCTTTCCATCCTATATGTGCCAGGGAAGCAAGGCACAAAATGGAGATATGGGGGAAACTTGGATGTGATGAT GTTGAATTACGCGCATTCTGCGTGAAGCATTCAGATCTCCAGATCAATAGTAGCAGTCAACAAGGTAGAGGAACTGCAGTAGACATTTCTTGTGTCACAGGTAACAGTCAGTTGGCAGCGTCAGTTACAGCCAAACCACACAAGCTAAAGCTTGGCTTAAGAAATGGAGACAAAACAGTGTTGCACACCGACAATTCTATCTCGGGTTTAGATAAGTTGAATGGTGATGCATTACATCAGGATGGACTGCTAGAGAAGGGCTTGAGTGTTAAACGTCAAACAGAATGCGGTGTTTCACAGCAGCCTGTTGATTGGGGGTTTTGTGAAAATAAAGATGGCGATGTGGCTGATCCTGTATATTTCACCTTGATATTAAAAAAG TTAATAGAGCAGAAAAAAGTTGATGTGAAAGATGTTGCTGTGGAGATTGGCGTACCTTCAGACTTGTTGGCCTCAATGCTCAAC GATGATAAAATGGTTCCTGACATACAGTTCAAGGTAGCTAAGTGGTTGAAGAATCATGCTTATATTGGAAGTTTACAGAAAACTctaaaagttaaaattaaatCCACGATAGTGCCAAAAGTTGAGGCTGGTGTGGTGGATGATTTGGATTCCATTAGAGTTACAGAACCCGAGATTACAGACTTCGTACCCGTCAAGTCTGTACCACCTCGAAGAAGAACCAAAAACAATATCAGGGTTGTGAAAGATGGTGAATCACTTTATTCACCTAAGGAGACACTCAACATTGACGGAGTAGCTGCAGAAGAAGCTAAAACTAGTGTGAATGGAAGGGAAGATTCAAGTTGTCCAAGAGAGCTTCCTTCTGCTGGTGTGCGGAAG GTTATGGTTGAGACTATTCCCTCAAAAGCAACTCTAGCGGGTGATCCCAACAGTGATGAAG AGCCATCAAAGGTTTCAATCCATTGCCCTGGCAATGGTCAAGTGGAGCAGGGTGCTTTATCTGATCAGAATCTTGCGACTTTTGCTGATATGAGCAGCACGATTTCGTCGGTTTCTTTCGATCACTTACCAGATGTCCT TAAACGGGAAGCATTCCATAACTCTTACATTCACCCTTTTATTCAGAATAGATTAAGGCAAATGGAGAGCGGGGTTCCTTTGGACG ATTTGAGACAGGGTGAGGTTTCTCAGATTGAAGCATCTTCCAGTTCAGGAATCTGCTGCAGCCAACATTCGCAACAATCAGCTTCTGGCAACCTCCTCAAATTGAATGGTGCATGCCCTGAACAGTTGGTGAAAGCGAGTGCTATGGGCCTGCTGGAGCTTTCACCAGCAGATGAGGTGGAAGGAGAGCTAGTTTATTACCAACACAGACTGCTTTGTAATGCTGCTGGAAGAAAACGTTTTAGTG atgaTTTAATTGTTAAGGTTGTGAATAGTCTCCAACAGGAGACTGATGCTGCTAGACAACGAGAATGGGATACAGTGTTAGTTAGCCAATATCTTTATGAGCTTAGGGAAGCCAAAAAGCaaggaaggaaagaaaaacGACATCAGGAGGCTCAGACTGTACTGGCTGCTGCAACTGCGGCAGCTGCCGCATCGTCTAGGATTTCATCATTGAGGAAAGACAATGTAGAAGAATCCACGCACCAGGAGGTT ATGAATGCTACCAATGAAAGGCTTAGGCTTTCTTCCCAACAGCATCCTCGGGTCAAGGAGACGCTTTCAAGGCCAACCGGTGTGCGGATATTACCAGAAACTAACTCTGATCTTGTCCAGCTAGGTTCAGATATTTCAAAAGACCATGCCAGAACTTGTGATGTCTGTAGACGGTCCGAGACCATTTTGAATCCTATTCTAGTTTGTACGAGCTGCAAG GTTGCTGTTCACTTGGATTGCTATcgaagtgtaagaaactcaacAGGCCCTTGGTATTGTGAACTATGCGAGGAGTTATTGTCATCTGGGGGCTCTGGAGCTCAAGCTTCTTATCTTTGGGAGAAGGAGAAACCATGTTTTGTTGCTGAATGTGGGTTATGTGGCGGTACTGCTGGTGCTTTTAGAAAGTCAAATGATGGTCAATGGGTTCACGCCTTCTGTGCTGAA TGGACCTTTGAATCAACATTCAGAAGAGGACAAGTACATCCAATTGAGGGACTG GCAACTGTCCCCAAGGGCAATGATGTCTGCCTCGTTTGCCAGCGGAGAAAAGGTGTATGCGCTAAG TGTAGTTATGGTCACTGTCAGAGTACATTCCATCCCTCGTGTGCCAGAAGTGCTGGCTTGTTTTTAAGCATGAGAACTAATGGTGGCAAGTTGCAGCACAAAGCTTATTGTGATAAACATAGTTTGGAACAGAGACTTAAG TCTGAGACTCAGAGACATGGGGTAGAAGAATTGAAGAGTCTGAAGCAAGTCAGG GTTGAATTTGAGCGATTACGGCTATTATGCGAAAGGATCGTTAAGCGGGAGAAGCTGAAG CGTGAAGTAATCCTTTGCTCACATGATATTCTGGCTTCAAGTAGAGACAACGCTGTTTTATCTGCTCTAACTCGACACCCTTACTTCCAACCTGATGTTAGTTCAGATTCAGCTACTACGACATCTATTAAAGGCTACACGGATGGCTGTAAATCAGGCAGTGAAACAATACAAAGATCAGATGACATAACGGTAGACAGTGCTATAGCAGGAAAACGGCATATTAAGTTTCCTGTGAATATGGATTGTGATCGGAAGACTGATGATAGTTCTACATCACCCAACCCTGTTACACAGAACCCGGCACAACGGGTGTCTTTTTCTGGGAAGCAAATCCCATATAGAGCTTCTTCCAATTCTACAGATCATGGTGACAAGCGATTGAGATACAGAAAG TTTGTTGCATAA